The segment ccacctcctcagccatcgcctcgaggAAATCaatcgctcaagaagccaacatcatcaagaagccagccatcagctcagaaaaTAAGATCAAGTTGTGCAACATTTAAgtagacgacatcatctaagaagtcggtggcatctaagaaatTGGCGGAAcctaaggatgtctattcactcactgctgaggaaacaaaaaaggttgTGGACGCTAGTGTtatgtctcatttccatcctccaccaccttcatcgaagcctgttgtgcctgaagatgccttgaatttttttcataaaaatggccaaagctaaacaaacGGGACCAGCTTCAAGGAAGccgccgactgactatgaacgcatcaacAAGATGCAGaccaagagcaaaccaggccTAATCATTAAGCATACTCCAAGCATTGCAGGCTTCCTgacttcttctagattaacagcagaagaactagcacgacttactgtgggagcggatatatcaaagtcggatgttatatggccgtttgagttgggcaaacctttggtcaaaccagatatcgaaagaaaccttacaactcaaatgcgtcgattacatcaatggtacttggagcagtccaggtaGGGTTTTTAGGCGTTCACCGTGAGATACAAAGAATAATATTTCCTCAACCGGGACGGCTTCTTCTagttggaattcttgcacttgtatggactgtacaaggaagatgccctcgatgtggtaatagtcagagcgtggactctgtaagtggcttatgcatataattcatgttatataatcttgcaccttgtaattgcatagctaacttctctctttcgtagaatggagatccaagcatatgaacaagacttagataagaaagtaggattcatggATCCTGgtcttgtgaaccagaaacttgtaacgaagaatccagacttcaccaaagcctacttattgaagtgtctgcttcaccaccaatataagaaattcatactcttaccctacagctatgagtacgtgtttgcatgCAAGGgtatcctcattttatgggcaactcgattctagtactaatttgctatggtgacatattctgtagttttcattggatcctctttgtcatccacccagacttgagcaagatcattgtgttgGACTCAGCAAAGAGAGATCAGATGATTATCAACacctcattgacatgctaaataggttaactcgatcatttaatcttctcgacgatTACATCTAAGTTTtaggtattcatattcacgtatagGGTGTACACAAGCTAccgcaagaagagtgttatcTACTTTTCATTTAGGAAGGATACAGCAAAGAGTGATTctggcatcactgccgactaTATCCTtcgactggcagtgataacccccttcactgccagtccaccgagccagcagtgatagtcctcgactatcactgcccattGCCCACTGCCgactccaaaaccggcagtgaagggggttttagaTTCGACAGTGAATggattttctgtagtagtatgaGATGAATTATGCACTACGTGTTTTTAGTAAAAGCCATTTGTGATACACCTTATCACAAACGGATGTTTTCTTTATGGACATATCTAAAAATTACACATGCATGCTTTAGATTTATGGTATGCACatctatttttaataaaaaatatctaaacatgagcattttattctatttttggaCCTTTTTGCATCTAGACATGCAACTACACTTATATATGACCTACTTTAATATATgacaaaaaaatagagaaaatatttaataaaaaattcatcTATTCATCTGGTCTTAAATGTAAGTTATATAAGCAACTTTATGAAAAAAAACGTAAGCAAATTTGAATGGATCTATGAGCAATTTAAGAAATAGGTTAAGACAAATCAGATCGGATGTTCAATAAATTTATGAAAAAATCAGAATAATTCAAAGACAGTATCAGATCTAGATActacatattttcaataaaaaaataagaataatttGTGAACAATTTCGCTGcaagcaaaattttaaaaagcaaATTGGCTTAAACTCGCAAgtaattttacatatttttatgagcaaaatAAGTGTGCATGCTATAAAACTAAAATATGTATGTGTAGTTTAtagattttatcttttttatagtagtgtaggAGCGTGCGAAAATAATTGGACCCAATAGTTATCACAAAAGAAGATAGATTTGACAGTTGTGGAATTCATGATAAAAGTCAGCTTGATCATTTTGTTTGATTCCCACCCTGTCTAAGCTGGGTGCTACTCAACCGTAGTATGTACCAGTGTCGTTCGGTTACATTCCATATAATTCTTATCCATGGATAACAAAAATCCTTGAAAAACGACCTTTGCAAAATAAAATCATGTAAAACATTTCTGTGATGGTGCCTGATCGAAAAAGAAATTCTGTGCATCACAATCATACATAACATACATATAAAAGACCATCAAGAGCTAAGAACATAGCTAATAAAGAGGATAAATCGCTTCATTCGTACGCAAAAAGGCCTTTTCTACGTTTAAAGATGGATAATACCGAAAGTAATCGAACACGGGCGGCCGGGTCGTGTGCGTCACAACCTTGCATTCAGGATCATCAAAAGCTATTGACAACAAAAGTAAACAAATCAACTTAGTACTGTAAACCGTGATAGCGGCATTGTGATGCTAAAAAGCTAAGAGTCGTCACACATCCAAACCAAGAAGATAAACCATTTCACCTGTACGCAAAGTGACTTTTACATGTTGCTAAAGACGGATAAAAACCGTAAGTAATATGACGAGTCATGTACATACTTGTATCATAACCTTGCGTTTTGAATCATCAAAGCGACAGTGCAACCAAATCAAGTGAGCGATTAACCTGACATGGCATGCATGATTGTGATGCCGACTGGGCATATACATGTTATTCTAAAGATACCACGTGGTGATACGAGAATGAAAACAAGATACAGATATAAAGCTAGCTAGGTACGTATGTCCTCGATCCTCATCTGGAGAAGAACACGCAAATAGAAAGTTAATTTGCAGCACGTACTAAACTAGTAATTGATTAGCTCTCATTATCTACAAAAATTACTAACTTTCGACCAATTAACGCAAGCTAGGCAACCTGGCACTCCTGTGGGATTCCATTAATAAGCTTAAAAGAaagccttttatttttttcaaaagctcACAACAAATTCGTCCAAAACTTTTTAAGAAAAACTGAAAACACAACCGCAAACACTTGTCCTCCACTGGCTCAGGACCGGTCCGGAGGGGGTCGAGCGGTGCGACCACCTCAAGCTCTCAAAATCTAAAggccctatatatatgtatactgtgtatatcggtccaaaaataaattgaaaaaattagatttaaataatttatatttaataataaaatctaatttttaaTCTCACTCCGAGTCATCGAAATATCATAGCCGAACCTGCGCTGGCTTTGTGGGTGCGTGTGGTGACCACCGGTCCACACCAGACACCCTGCGCGCTCGCCGGAGATGGCCAGGAGGACACGTAACTAACATAAGCGAGGTGCGGCGGGTGGGGCCACGCGGCGGCGAACGGGAGGCCCCCGGCTCTGTGGGAACGAATGAACGGGCTCACGTTTTGGGATGCTGACGTCGACCGCCTGCTATAGTGGCCGGTGTGTTGTCGTATGTGTTGGGGCGGTAGGCAGGATAAGTTGCGTTGACTCAAAAAAGAAGACAAATAATATGAGGGCAAActagaggaaaaagaaagaatgaAAATCGTCGGATAAAAATTGGAGCGTTGATATTTATCGACGGATAGTAATTCTATTTTTAGGCGTATGAAATATAGCAACCCTTAATTTGTTAGTACTGGATCGAACACTACTAGCCCAGCCGAAATGATTTAATCAGTTGCCAAAGGGCCCGACCTCGTAGGGGATTGGGCATGAGGTTCTGTTGATCTGGTCAGCTGctcgctctcttttttttctatcaaTCAGACAGaggtttttttataaaaaaaaagtgaattatataaaactacaagtattatacaaagtaacataaaactataagtattttGTACTAATTTTACACAAAACTCggttttaattgaattcatttaaaaaatagtattatatttctttaaaaaatttagaacttttttacgtgttctataatctatgtgttatctattttaattggattcacccaaaaaatatgtgtagacttaaactaaaattctcccaAAAGACTACTTtaataactcctaacaattgttagagccttcaataaaatactaaaaatttgagaaaattcactaatattattcttatatgatggactaatttattaaattattttcagccttaggttatatgatgaaaaagtgagttcctttattatagtctatttatatgtatttttatcatttcatgtaatatttttcttttaagtatatgtttgaattttgtttaaattaaaATTGAATACGTAAAatgataaatatatatatagagagagtattacaaaggaacttacttttttactatataacctagggctaaaaacaattttaaaaaatagtccatcacataagaagaatattagtaatttttttagatttttggaaatttatttgagacactaaaaattgATAGAACTTATTAAAGTAGTATTTGTTTGAAGAATTTtggtttaaattctacacatgttttttagggaattctaattaaaatgggttgcacatagattatgaaacacgtataaAAAATTCTAGTATTTTTGGGAACAACAAAAAACTACTATTTAAAAACAGAAGATAAGAGAGGGAATTAAATCTAGGAACAATACTTCTGCTGAGTACTGTTCATACACAGGCTTACCGCAGAGACGGTAAACCCCGTAATACGAGAGAGCAGTATGTATCTTTTTTTATAAATCTTCTCATCAGTCGtttgtttatttaattatttatgttaaaaatataaatatgaaaaaaGCTCCCACGGTTAGTAGCAGCAGCTAAAACCAGAGGTCATGTAAAGCCCACAAAACCAAAACAATCTAGGGCCGGGCCCAACAATGGCGATGCAGCTACcgctttttctttcctttttgaaCGTACCGGCCGTGTTGACGAACACGCGCTGTTGAATATTTGCTCATTGTAGTAGAAAATATTTGCTAACAGAAGGCCTTGATTACTTCTCCATGGACGATCCACTCGACAATTAAGTATGAACATAATTCACTAAGTCAGAATTATTACTCCCGTTCAAACAGATCGAAGGTATAGATGGAACCACATGATTTATTTCAAAAGTCAAATGCTACCAAACATTTTTGTTATTCTGCACAATGAATCTCTCAAGAGTTAACACATAACGCCAAAAAAATTCGAGAAATAAGCATACGATCGAAATGATAAATAGCATCCAATTCAATGACCAAATTAAACAGTGTGTGTAATTGTAGCACGGTCGTCGTCGATCTCAGTCGTGGCGGATGTAGACGTTGTACTCGACGGTGGCGTCGCCGGTCTTGGCGTCGAACCAGTGCGTGCGCGCCTGGCAGTACCCCCGCGCGAGCCGGAACGCGCCGGTGCCGCCGACCACGGGCATCTCCCTGATCGTCCTCTCCGCGGGGTTGGCGCCCACGATGGCGACGCTGCTGCCGTTGTAGGCGCCGTCCACGAACACGAAGTTCATGGCCATCAGCAGCGACAGCGAGTCCTTCCCCGCGCTCACGTACATGCCCTGCGCGCGGCCGATCAGCCTGGACGACGTCAGGTTGGGGCCCTCGGTGAGCGGGTCGTCGATGACGATGACGGTGCCGAAGCCCGTGGCGGAGGCGTTGGACGAGGGGCCCTCCGCCACCTGCACCACCGTCGCGTTCGGGCCGCTCACCACGTCGTGCCAGTACACGCGCAGGTGCGTCTCCTTCTcccccgccgccgacgccgtggCGGCGAGCAGGGCCAGCGCGAGCAGGCAGGTGAAACCGAAGCGGCTGCACGCCGAGGCCGCCATGGATATGTACCTGATGAAGTGGAGTTCTGCTTGATTCTAAGCTCTCTGGTTTTTGCGAGGTGCATGGCGAGGGGTGCAACAAGGATGGGTCTATTTAACGGCCGGGGTCAATGCATGGTGATTGGGCACTTGGGAATATGAAATGTGTCTAGTTTATTGGTTTCTGTGACTGGAAGATTTCTGGTCGTGTTTTCAAGAAGTCGATCTTCACATTGTTGCATACTAGTGCATACACTCACTCACTTATTGTATATTTACTGCACGCTAGTCATAAAATTCACTTATTGTATATCCACGTCAGTCTCTTTGGTAACTCGCAATCAACACGTTTTGACTTTAACTATTGAtaagttttaaaatattttgattgaGCTTTCGAAAATAGCATAactagatttatcttaaaaaatagtttcaaaTATAACAATTTTACTATGCTTTGCATATATTCAATACTATAAAATAGTGATCAAACTAGTATAATGGTGACCATATCGATTCCGAAACGTCACTCTTCTGTGATCGAAAGGAGTATATTATctttacaaggttttttttaagGTGTGTTCATGACTTGATCTTGATTAGATTAAGGACTAAGTTATCTCTTCCGAGGACAAACCAGTATAGTGTGCTATATATAAGTTGGAATGGACTTGGTCGGTGACTAGACTTTGACGAACACGGCGGTATGCAGTACGCAGTAGGTGAAGGTGTGACTTGGCCGGCATGCAGTAGGTAGGTGACCTGACTTTCGGAACGCGTACATGTAACATGTTAGGTGGTGCACTTTGCATTGTTCTGCCGTGACGGGTGTGTGCTTGATTCATCAGGCGAGCTACTTGCGGACGCTCTACAGTGGCGACACCAAGATTTTCAACTTAGATATACATACCCGTCCTGTTAGTGTTGAAAAATAAgtcacttttagatttaatttaatctataaataattcataagtgtaaactgataaactaacatgttcatattatcagagcataatctagacacGTGTATGATAACACtgtatatatctatatctactatactcaaaattagaaaTTGCAGGAAATAAAATACAAACGACATGGCTTTTATGTACTGATCATGCGCTGTGAAGACTGCTGAGGATGCGGGTTGCACTGTATTGACagcacgatcgatcctgctgataACGCGTCggatttgttgacgatgacagtggGCGGCGTCCACTGCGACCAGGAAAACGAGCCGTGCTGAAGAATTTGAGCAATCATgtggagcgcttcccaaaaaccttattcgtcctctctcggtgcaagatctcaagagcgagggtttcggaGACCTTCTCTCCCGGTTGTTAGTGCATGCCAACATCAgaatggagtagactacagtgGCAACGCAGCAACGAGAGGAAAAGGCAAAAACCCTAATTATTATATGGACTCACTTAATAAGAGCGTTCCCAAATTAAGAGCTACTCTCATTAGTAGTCTATCTTCTATCTCTAATGAGGTGAGATCCTtagatatatatagggagaaaaccCCCATCTCCACATctattagcaatatggtactaatagatGGAGGGTCTCATCATGGGTTGCGTCTCCACAATAtgagcctttgagatttattgaaaattattaaaattatacgGGCCcctataattctaacaatcctcCACCATATCTCAAAGTCCCATAGAAATTTGCCTGTTTTCCActgttgtttgatataccagtgtttcagtgCAGACtattaagttgaacatccatctagaacatcaagctacactcattcacaacttgaacaatggactacgcattgaattgcaagttttgtgcaaacaagtttcaccagaggtcataactgatacttggctgccTGTAGATTACCCCGCGCGTGGAGCACATAAGTCGTACTCCTTGGTCTCTTCATGAGCTTAATAGAGATTACCCAAGTCTCACAGATCGCGACCAACAGTCggactcatataggtgtgttatAAGTCGTACTCCTTAGTCTCTTCATGAGCTTAATAGAGATTAGCCAAGTCTCACAGACCGCGACCAACAGTCgggctcatataggtgtgttatTTGAAGAATGCTCTGCATGATAACATATTTGCTTCTTATagccaacagaacacattaaggcaatagccaacaTGTCTTACAAATCTCTAAGAGGATTTTATCTTCACTGGAGTAGGTTGTAAAGTACTCTCCTTCAATTAGACCAATAACTTGTTCTTCACATatcctaattcacgggatctccgatcacatTGGCtaggttaccactatggtataacccACATgagtctcatacccatctccctCGATGCATTCTCTATCACATTCTGTGATAGTCTCTTTGTGAAGGGTTCTGCCAGGTTCTTAGCTGTTTGGGTATAATCCAAAGTTATCACTctggagtttctcaatttcctgaTGGACTTTAATCATATCTTTATGTGCCTTGTGGACTTTTCATTATCCTTAGAACTATTTATTTTGATAATAACTGTCTGAttatcataattcataaggatagccggtaCCGGTTTCTTAACCACAGGCAAGTCTATCAACAACTCATACAgtcattctgcctcaacagtggcTGTGTCTAACACAGTaagttctgcttccatagttgacctTATCAAGATGGTTTGTTTGCAAAACCTCCATGAGACAAAAGCACCAcatagagtgaatacatatccacttgtggtaTAAATCTCATCTGCATCAGATATttagtttgaatcactataactcTCCAGTACCGATGGGTACACAgaatagtgaagaccataactTATAGTACTAAGCAAATAGCGCATGACTTGCTCAAGCGCATGCCAATGTTTATcacccgggttagaagtaaaccggctcaatttgctcacagcaaatgagatgtcaggccttgtaGTACTAGCTAAGTATATGAGTGATCCAATAACatgagagtatctcagttggtccttaccacttttcttattctttcgaagtatcaTACTGGGgacataaggtgttggagaaggcttGTTATCCTGGTAGCCAAAGCAGCTCAAGAgcttctcaacataatgagattgtgtaagagtaatcatattctctcttttatttaacttgatgtttaaaattACATCAGCCTTACACATATTTTCCATATCaaaactttgagacaagaaagACTTGACATCATTAACCACGTCAAGATTTTTTCCCAAATATTAGTATGTCATCAGCATACAAACACAATATAACTCCATCACTCCAACCGTAGCGATAGTACACATATTTATTTGACTTATTGACCGAAAGACCTGCAGATGTTAAAGTTttatcgaacttctcatgcaAGTGTTTAGGAGTTctgtcgaacttctcatgcAATTGTTTAGGAGCTTATTTAAGGTcatacaaggacttcaacaacttacacaccataccttcttgatcttttactacaaacccaACAGGTTAttccatataaatttcttcgtccaactctccattaagaaaagctaTCTTAATATCTATCTGATGAATGATAAGACAATACGAGACAGCCAAAGAAAGTAGCACtcggatagtagtcaatctccCAACATGTGAATAAGTGTCAAATAAATCTTCGTCTTCCTTTTAGttataacccttggccacaaaTCGAGTCTTATACTTTTCAATTGTACTATTAGGCCTAAGTTTCTTTTTTAACATCCACTTGCAACACACAAGTTTGCAACCATAGGATCGTTATATGACCTCCTAAGTCCCGTTTACgaggatggaatccatttcgCTACCGTTTGTAAGTAAATTTGCTAggttactgtagcagtacaATGAGTCCGGATGGagaaaaagagtagtagaaggtatGAAATATGGTAGctactggagatgaaaaaataaagtatgctgtaatagtgatagagaatgctgtaatagtatttttaaggaTAAAAATTTGAATTAGTTGCTGAAGATGGCCTTATAAACTGAAATTTGTCCAAAGATGGTGTCCCATCTTCATCAAATTTGGAAAGTAAGCTTTTGGCAGCGCCAAACAGTGATGTCATGGCAAAAATTATTCAGTTTGAAAATAACTTCTCAGAGGGactttatattttaaatattatcaagaaaagtttgaaaataaaaagaattcaGCAAACACCGCCGGGCACCTATTTTTCCTCTTGTATTTGCCATTTCTGGTCTCCCCCTCTTCCGTTTTTCACCGCGACCACCTTCTCCATCAACGGTAGCAGCTTCGCCTCGCATGATCCCGCGGTAGGGCTCCCGGTAATGTCGGTGGCTGCCGCGGTGGCGTCAATGCGCGGAACCGAAGCCAGCGCCAAGCCCGCGCGGCGCCTTGGCCGCGTGCTGGTcgggcgccggcggcgggccGCCGTGCTGCTCCTCGCGCTGGCATACGCCGCCGCGATGCTCATGGTCGtcctgggcggcggcggcgtggtggcGGTTGCGCTGCGACGGCCCGCGAAGGCGTCGCCCGGGTCGGTGTACCGCAGCCATCTCGTGTTCGAACGGCTCCTCCCGGAAATGCGCGCCTTCGCCTCGCACCCTAACCCAGTGAGTGCCGAATCCGAGCGTTTCATGGCTCGTCCCGAGGGAAATATCCGATCTTGGCTTCGTCTTGGAAAGGGAAAAGTAAAAATTACTTCTTTTCTTGGTTTGATGCGTCCTCTAAGACGCCGGGATTGCAAATGCGCGCGCTCGATTTGGTCGAATTTCCGTCATATAGACTAATTCTGTTGGTGGCCCTACGAACAGATATATTGGCCCTATTCTGTTTTCTTCTTGTCCTTTCTGTTTTTTTCTCAATTATTTCCCTGTTTGCTTACAAAATGGTGGATTTTCCTCCAATCACgtggattgaaaaaaaaaatggatagTGTTTCTATGTTGTCCCTGCTCTACTCGTGTGCCAGTTTTTGTAGCGGTTGCCTGTAACACAAATGCTGATGCATAGCTTCCTGCTTTGTTCAAAGGAAAGTGGTGACAAAGTTCTAGAGGGTTGCATTTCACGCTGACATTTGTAATTTAATAATCAAGTTTCGTGCTCATCAGGCTAAAATCACTCCAAGTTTGGTTGCTTATACAATGAAATAGGGTACCCGACACGTCACTCAATTGCCGTATCGGTGTCCGACACTGGTGGCCCAAAAATCACCCTGATTGTGCTGAAGATTTGATTTATGTGCATAATAATTTGAGACTGATGTCAAGAAGGACAGAAGCAAATAAAACAGGGGCAACAAGAATGTGGGATATGGGAGGAGATGGCTTTGAATCTTATGCTATCTTAGTGTCTTCCATTTAAATTATAATCTCAGGTCGTCAGCTtgttatgtaacttaagttGAACATGTAGCTCCTGTGTTGGGCTGTTTGTTTCTTGTTTGCTGTTGGTTATTTGAGCTTGAATTTGTTGCTTAATGCTTCCTAGTTTGCACCTTACAATTTTACacgcacatatttttttattattaaaaacatATTGCCGTGTCGCCATATCAGCATAATTGGGAGAATGGCGAATCGCTGTGCCTGATATGTGTCGTATATGCGTGTCGGAATCGGTGCAACATAATGTTAGTCGTTTTTCATGAAGAACATGCTTTGCCACCTAAGATGAAGCATACGCTGCTTTTTGTTCCATGTTCATATGTCAAAGCGGTGACATCCCTTCATTTGGCAGGCATACAGTATGTCCTAGAACTTGGTGCCTTGGTGGTGCTAGACAAGAGGAGAAAGTAACAGAAAGAAGACAATATTTTGCAAAAGGCTGTTCTTGATTCAGTTGCAATGGGTCACATAGCCAGTTTGCAGATGAGTGTTGGCAAGGACAGTCCGTTTCCCCCATATGTCATGCAAATTATAGGGTACAAGCTAAGAGGTTCCAGTTGTGCCAGTAGAGTAACAACTAGTGTTTTAGGCAGTCAACATAGCATAAATATATCCAGCTGCTATAACATTCTATGTCACTGCTTGCGTGTTGACAATGGTGCTCTGAAATAAGTACTGTCTTACTTTGTGTCCTTTGATGTTTGGCCTTTACAAACAAGGAAGAAGAACCATCTTGCATGGAAGTGAAAAGAAGCAGCTTGAGATATTTTTCAATCTGTTAACATCACCCAGAAGAAATCTTTGTGACTTCCTCCGGTAGAGTGATAGTTGAACATGGCAATGCTGTTGATCTTTGATCAGTACAACTGCACTACTAATCTTAGCAACCATTTGAAATCCAATCGTGAATTCCTGTTGGATGCCTTTGATCATCATGACCACCAATTTTCTTGTTCTTATGATAATAACACTTACTACatgtatttgatgtaattttgtcTTGGCACTGTGCAGTTAGTGATGTCACATTATAAAAAGACTGGAAAGCGATGGTCACCTTGTATCAGCAAGAGGTTGACACAATCAGGTGGTAACTTGGAATACTTGTTAGGAGTTTGCATATCAAATGTGCGAAAAAGAAAGTTACTTTTTCATCTTCTTTGTTTACCTCTGTGCCAATATAAGCAATGATATTCATAACTTAGTACTTGACATTGATGGCATACATTACACTTTTCAGAGTTACCACCTTCAAATGGTTATCTCATTGTTGAAGCAAACGGTGGCCTGAATCAACAAAGAATTTCAGTAAGTTGCACAATCATTTCGTACTGAAGGTAAATGGTCCAATTAGAGACCCACTGTGACAGTCTGATCTAAAAGCTCAGTCTCGTCTTTATTTCGATGCACTACTAAGAAAATCCATCAGtactaaaatt is part of the Phragmites australis chromosome 12, lpPhrAust1.1, whole genome shotgun sequence genome and harbors:
- the LOC133886946 gene encoding dirigent protein 22-like, which encodes MAASACSRFGFTCLLALALLAATASAAGEKETHLRVYWHDVVSGPNATVVQVAEGPSSNASATGFGTVIVIDDPLTEGPNLTSSRLIGRAQGMYVSAGKDSLSLLMAMNFVFVDGAYNGSSVAIVGANPAERTIREMPVVGGTGAFRLARGYCQARTHWFDAKTGDATVEYNVYIRHD